A portion of the Campylobacter concisus ATCC 51562 genome contains these proteins:
- a CDS encoding sugar transporter — MISVHRIAYLRVIALAFCAFIFNTTEFVPVPLLSDIAKDFDMSTADTGLIITIYAWSVTILSLPLMLLTANLERRSLLLKVFIVFVVAHTLCAFAWNFKILTIARLMIAIAHAIFWAITASLAVRLAPINKSSQALGLLALGTSLAMILGLPLGRILGDALGWRVTFGLIGIFAVGVGAWLYKILPLLPSKNSGSLKSLPKLARNGLLMVVFLLTAIIISAHFSTYSYIEPFAKDISGFDGKFITIFLLIFGVAGVVASLLFSKFYKLIPNAFSAISIMLILYCLLVLNFIAKNEVLMLVLAFIWGLGIAGVNMSFQIKVLNLASNATDAAMAIFSAIYNIGIGAGALIGHQTIVHLGEQNIGNVGSFFATSGLIIFLFAVSKIKRV, encoded by the coding sequence TTGATAAGTGTTCATAGGATAGCCTATTTAAGGGTTATAGCTCTTGCTTTTTGTGCTTTTATATTTAACACTACTGAGTTTGTTCCAGTGCCACTTTTAAGTGATATTGCAAAAGATTTTGATATGAGCACGGCTGATACCGGTCTTATCATCACGATTTATGCGTGGAGCGTCACTATACTCTCTTTACCGCTTATGCTTTTAACTGCAAATTTAGAACGAAGATCTCTTCTTTTAAAAGTTTTTATCGTATTTGTTGTAGCTCATACGCTTTGTGCCTTTGCTTGGAATTTTAAAATTTTAACTATTGCTCGGTTGATGATAGCTATTGCCCATGCCATTTTTTGGGCTATCACTGCTTCACTTGCTGTTAGGTTAGCACCGATAAATAAAAGCTCGCAAGCTCTTGGATTACTAGCTCTTGGCACATCGCTAGCGATGATACTTGGTCTGCCACTTGGAAGAATTTTAGGTGATGCGCTTGGTTGGCGTGTGACCTTTGGGCTGATCGGAATTTTTGCTGTTGGTGTTGGAGCTTGGCTATATAAAATTTTGCCACTTCTGCCAAGTAAGAACTCAGGCTCGCTTAAAAGCTTGCCTAAGCTTGCAAGAAATGGCCTTTTAATGGTCGTATTTTTACTAACTGCAATTATCATAAGCGCGCATTTTAGCACCTATAGCTACATTGAGCCATTTGCAAAAGATATCAGTGGCTTTGATGGAAAATTTATCACAATATTCTTGCTTATATTTGGCGTTGCTGGTGTAGTTGCAAGCCTGCTTTTCTCTAAATTTTATAAGCTTATTCCAAATGCATTTTCTGCAATTTCTATCATGCTTATTTTATATTGCTTGCTTGTGTTAAATTTTATTGCTAAAAATGAAGTTTTAATGCTAGTCTTGGCCTTTATTTGGGGGCTTGGCATAGCTGGTGTAAATATGAGTTTTCAAATAAAAGTGCTAAATTTAGCCTCAAATGCAACTGATGCTGCAATGGCGATATTTTCGGCTATTTATAACATAGGCATCGGAGCAGGGGCGCTAATAGGGCATCAAACGATAGTTCATTTAGGCGAGCAAAATATCGGCAATGTCGGTAGTTTTTTTGCCACAAGCGGACTTATCATATTTTTGTTTGCGGTATCTAAGATTAAAAGAGTTTAG
- the nifJ gene encoding pyruvate:ferredoxin (flavodoxin) oxidoreductase, with protein sequence MAKIMKTMDGNEAAAHAAYAFTEVAGIYPITPSSPMADYTDMWAAQGKKNLFGMPVKVVEMQSEGGAAGTVHGSLQVGALTTTYTASQGLLLKIPNMYKIAGQLLPGVIHVSARSIAAQALSIFGDHQDIYACRQTGFAMLASGSVQEVMDIAGVAHLAAIKGRVPFLHFFDGFRTSHEIQKIEVLDYAHFDRLLDREALQKFRDEALSPESPKTRGTAQNDDIYFQTRELANRYYDAVPDIVAEYLKEISKITGRDYRPFNYYGDPHATRIVVAMGSVTQTLEEVVDHLRAKGEKVGVLKVHLYRPFSLKYLFDVMPETVEKIAVLDRTKEPGSLGEPLYLDVKAAFYGRKNQPVIVGGRYGLSSKDVDPAQMLAVFENLNLEGPKNGFTVGIEDDVTFTSLKVGEKISLSDESVKECLFYGLGADGTVGANKNSIKIIGDKTELYAQAYFAYDSKKSGGYTRSHLRFGKNPIRSTYLVSNPHFVACSVAAYLEIYDVIDGIREGGTFLLNSIWDAEQTVAKLPNKVKKILATKKVNFYIINATKLAREIGLKNRTNTIMQSAFFKLADIIPFADAQKYMKEYAHKAYAKKGEAIVEMNYKAIDMGADGLVKVAVDPSWANLTDDASAEEKYVGDEFIEKIVKPINAARGDSLPVSAFVGFEDGHFKSGTTQYEKRGIGVMVPKWIEGNCIQCNQCAFVCPHAVIRPFLIDENELAAAPQTVQDHVLDAKGKEVKGLKYKIQVSPLDCTGCELCAQICPSKEKSLVMVPLAEEMEWHEQENADYLFKKVTYKDDLMSKDSVKGVGFAQPLFEFHGACPGCGETPYIGLVTRLFGDRMIVANATGCSSIYGGSAPSTPYTTNKEGKGVAWANSLFEDNAEFGMGMNVAVETLRHRIEDVMLRTKDAAPNALAALYSDWIAHKNDGEKTTQIAKILMPILEQNLDVEGVKEILELKRYLVKKSQWIIGGDGWAYDIGFGGLDHVLASGENVNVLVLDTEVYSNTGGQSSKSSRAGSIAQFTASGKPMQKKDLGYIAMTYGNIFVAQINSNASQANTIKAIAAAEAYDGPSLVIAYSPCIAHGIKGGMAYSGGQGELATKCGYWPTYVYDPRLIKEGKNPLKMTSKEPDWSLYEEFLLNEVRYNSLKKTNPEHADELLAKNKADAQRRYRQLKRLSLADFSDEIESSAPESAEDTSAGTATE encoded by the coding sequence ATGGCTAAAATAATGAAAACTATGGACGGAAACGAGGCTGCGGCGCACGCGGCTTACGCATTTACGGAGGTTGCGGGCATCTACCCGATCACCCCTAGCTCGCCGATGGCTGATTACACCGATATGTGGGCGGCTCAGGGCAAGAAAAATCTATTCGGCATGCCAGTTAAAGTCGTCGAAATGCAAAGCGAAGGTGGAGCCGCGGGTACCGTGCACGGCTCGCTGCAAGTAGGCGCGCTAACTACGACATACACGGCTTCGCAAGGGCTTTTGCTAAAAATCCCGAATATGTACAAAATCGCAGGCCAGCTACTACCCGGCGTCATCCACGTGAGCGCGCGCTCTATCGCGGCCCAGGCGCTTTCTATCTTTGGCGATCATCAGGATATTTATGCCTGTCGCCAGACGGGATTTGCTATGCTAGCAAGCGGCTCCGTGCAAGAGGTCATGGATATCGCGGGTGTCGCGCATCTAGCGGCTATCAAGGGTCGCGTGCCATTTTTGCACTTTTTCGACGGATTTCGTACGAGCCACGAGATACAAAAGATCGAGGTGCTTGACTACGCGCACTTTGATAGGCTTCTTGACCGTGAGGCGCTGCAAAAATTTAGAGACGAGGCGCTAAGCCCCGAAAGTCCGAAGACTCGCGGCACGGCTCAAAACGACGACATCTACTTCCAGACGCGCGAGCTAGCCAACCGCTACTACGACGCGGTGCCTGATATAGTGGCCGAGTATCTAAAAGAAATTTCAAAAATCACGGGACGCGATTATAGACCGTTTAATTATTACGGCGATCCGCACGCTACGCGCATCGTGGTCGCGATGGGTTCGGTAACGCAAACTCTAGAAGAAGTGGTCGATCACCTACGCGCAAAGGGCGAAAAGGTGGGCGTGCTAAAGGTGCATCTATATCGTCCGTTTAGCCTAAAATACCTCTTTGACGTGATGCCTGAGACGGTAGAAAAGATCGCCGTGCTAGACCGCACGAAAGAGCCTGGAAGCCTCGGCGAGCCGCTATATCTGGACGTCAAGGCGGCGTTTTACGGACGCAAAAATCAGCCCGTGATCGTGGGCGGCCGCTACGGCCTAAGCTCAAAAGACGTCGATCCGGCTCAGATGCTAGCCGTCTTTGAAAATCTAAATTTAGAGGGGCCTAAAAACGGCTTTACCGTCGGTATCGAAGACGACGTGACCTTCACCTCGCTAAAAGTCGGCGAGAAAATTTCGCTAAGTGACGAGAGCGTGAAAGAGTGCCTATTTTACGGCCTTGGCGCGGACGGTACCGTTGGGGCGAATAAAAACTCCATCAAAATCATCGGCGATAAAACCGAGCTTTACGCGCAGGCGTATTTTGCCTACGACAGCAAAAAATCCGGCGGCTACACGCGCTCGCACCTGCGTTTCGGTAAAAACCCGATCCGCTCGACCTACCTCGTCTCAAATCCTCACTTCGTAGCCTGCTCGGTTGCGGCGTATCTTGAAATTTACGACGTCATAGACGGTATCCGCGAGGGCGGGACGTTCCTGCTAAACTCGATCTGGGACGCCGAGCAGACGGTCGCTAAATTGCCGAATAAAGTAAAGAAAATTTTAGCCACTAAAAAGGTAAATTTCTACATCATCAACGCTACCAAGCTAGCTCGCGAGATCGGGCTAAAAAACCGCACGAACACCATCATGCAGTCGGCGTTTTTTAAACTTGCAGACATCATCCCGTTTGCCGACGCGCAAAAATACATGAAAGAGTACGCGCACAAAGCCTACGCCAAAAAAGGCGAAGCGATCGTAGAGATGAACTACAAGGCTATCGATATGGGCGCAGACGGGCTGGTTAAGGTCGCGGTCGACCCTAGCTGGGCAAATTTGACGGATGACGCGAGCGCGGAGGAAAAATACGTCGGCGATGAATTTATAGAAAAAATCGTTAAACCTATAAACGCTGCCAGGGGCGATAGCTTGCCCGTTTCAGCGTTTGTGGGCTTTGAGGACGGACACTTTAAATCAGGCACCACGCAATACGAAAAACGCGGCATCGGCGTAATGGTGCCAAAGTGGATCGAGGGCAACTGCATCCAGTGCAATCAGTGCGCCTTCGTCTGCCCGCACGCGGTGATTCGCCCGTTTCTAATCGACGAAAACGAACTCGCCGCCGCGCCGCAAACCGTACAAGATCACGTCCTAGACGCCAAGGGCAAAGAGGTAAAAGGGCTAAAATACAAAATCCAAGTGAGCCCGCTTGACTGCACGGGCTGCGAGCTGTGCGCTCAAATTTGCCCGAGCAAGGAAAAATCGCTCGTCATGGTGCCGCTAGCCGAGGAGATGGAGTGGCACGAGCAGGAAAACGCCGATTATTTGTTTAAAAAAGTAACCTACAAAGACGATCTGATGAGCAAAGATAGCGTCAAGGGCGTGGGTTTTGCGCAGCCGCTATTTGAGTTTCACGGCGCGTGCCCGGGATGCGGCGAGACGCCTTATATCGGGCTTGTCACAAGACTATTCGGCGACCGCATGATCGTGGCAAACGCCACCGGTTGTAGCTCGATCTACGGCGGTAGCGCGCCTTCGACGCCTTATACGACGAACAAAGAGGGCAAGGGCGTAGCGTGGGCGAACTCGCTGTTTGAGGATAACGCGGAGTTTGGCATGGGTATGAACGTCGCGGTAGAGACGCTTCGCCACCGCATAGAAGACGTGATGCTACGCACCAAAGACGCCGCGCCAAATGCCCTAGCCGCGCTATACTCCGACTGGATCGCGCATAAAAACGACGGCGAGAAAACGACGCAAATAGCTAAAATTTTAATGCCGATTTTGGAGCAAAATTTAGACGTAGAGGGCGTAAAAGAAATTTTAGAGTTAAAAAGATACCTCGTCAAAAAATCTCAGTGGATCATCGGCGGCGACGGCTGGGCGTACGACATCGGCTTTGGCGGTCTTGACCACGTGCTAGCTAGCGGTGAAAACGTAAACGTGCTCGTACTTGACACCGAGGTCTACTCAAACACCGGCGGTCAAAGCTCAAAATCCAGCCGCGCTGGCTCCATAGCGCAGTTTACTGCTAGCGGCAAGCCGATGCAGAAAAAGGATCTGGGCTACATCGCGATGACCTACGGAAATATCTTCGTCGCTCAAATCAACTCAAACGCCAGCCAAGCAAACACGATAAAAGCCATCGCCGCAGCCGAAGCCTACGACGGGCCTAGCCTCGTGATAGCGTATTCGCCGTGTATCGCGCACGGTATAAAAGGCGGCATGGCCTACTCCGGCGGTCAAGGCGAGCTAGCGACCAAGTGCGGCTACTGGCCGACCTACGTCTACGATCCGCGCCTAATCAAAGAGGGCAAAAATCCGCTCAAAATGACCTCAAAAGAGCCCGACTGGTCGCTTTACGAGGAGTTTTTGCTAAACGAGGTTCGCTACAACTCGCTTAAGAAAACCAACCCTGAGCACGCGGACGAGCTGCTGGCTAAAAATAAGGCCGACGCGCAAAGACGCTATCGTCAGCTAAAACGCCTAAGCTTGGCTGATTTTAGCGACGAGATCGAGTCTAGCGCGCCTGAAAGCGCCGAGGATACCTCTGCCGGCACCGCAACCGAGTAA
- a CDS encoding DNA-deoxyinosine glycosylase, which translates to MSQRHPFKPIFDKNSKILILGSFPSVISRKFGFYYANPQNRFWRVLAGILNAPLPGSTDEKIDFLLASRIAIYDAAISCEIKGSSDAKMTAVEPANLEPIFSGARIAQVFSNGGKAHEICEKYLKAQILNATGKPPLKLPSTSSANANFGFERLVQDWAVVAEALKDG; encoded by the coding sequence ATGAGTCAAAGACATCCTTTTAAACCGATTTTTGATAAAAACTCTAAAATTTTAATCCTCGGCTCCTTTCCCTCCGTTATTTCTCGTAAATTTGGCTTTTACTACGCAAATCCGCAAAATCGCTTTTGGCGGGTGCTGGCTGGGATTTTAAACGCTCCGCTGCCAGGAAGCACGGATGAAAAGATAGATTTTCTACTTGCCAGCCGTATCGCCATCTACGACGCTGCTATCTCGTGCGAGATAAAGGGTTCGAGTGATGCCAAAATGACCGCCGTCGAGCCCGCAAATTTAGAGCCGATTTTTAGCGGAGCGCGCATAGCGCAGGTTTTTTCAAACGGCGGCAAAGCCCACGAAATTTGCGAAAAATACCTAAAAGCTCAAATTCTAAACGCAACGGGCAAACCGCCCCTCAAACTACCCTCTACTAGCTCCGCAAACGCAAATTTTGGCTTTGAAAGGCTCGTGCAAGATTGGGCAGTCGTCGCGGAGGCGCTAAAAGACGGATAA